In Lotus japonicus ecotype B-129 chromosome 5, LjGifu_v1.2, one genomic interval encodes:
- the LOC130719801 gene encoding uncharacterized protein LOC130719801 — MTAWQDVLYHVFHRLPAYIVCRFKCVGKRVDYTRIPRFCEEQADHMLSVGDLHIFTSPVSDYHQVTGLGLHNLLEDGPAAGVPTDFFNVVARSGKILSSWNGLIVVRFRRKKVLRLLICNPVTSSWAPLRTRCGEYDANANVNIIIILATAPTRNDYRLLSVTRQNKIFPPYVLKEYNQIADQWQVLNPDMNLGDRKLNISKPAIVNEWIYFMSDNYHYMNFIDDATIMPYIMAYSLTDHTSVRLDLPNNALEYLFHGSYGVFTWGCRWTSQESLCLVRFINSSFTLFTCAAPTSQNSPWVQILHVTMDDLVLSAAHSSPNSIFREPIRWPYTVVNGNCLIFATREKIYGYNINGPHPWKLRQLGINDSRTNINFIPYSSTFRRCRCPHPSSFKKFLANNY; from the coding sequence ATGACTGCCTGGCAAGATGTGCTTTACCACGTGTTCCATAGATTACCTGCATACATTGTATGTAGGTTTAAGTGCGTAGGAAAAAGAGTGGACTACACCAGGATCCCCAGATTTTGTGAGGAACAAGCAGACCATATGCTGTCAGTTGGCGATCTCCACATCTTTACTTCTCCGGTCTCTGACTATCACCAAGTTACAGGGTTGGGTCTACATAATTTATTAGAGGACGGGCCTGCGGCTGGTGTTCCGACAGACTTTTTCAATGTCGTTGCACGGTCGGGGAAGATTCTTTCGTCATGGAATGGCTTGATTGTTGTCCGTTTCAGGCGGAAAAAAGTGCTTCGTCTCTTGATCTGTAATCCTGTGACCAGTTCATGGGCTCCCCTCAGGACACGTTGTGGTGAGTACGACGCGAATGCTAATGtcaatatcatcatcatcctagCTACGGCCCCGACCCGCAATGATTACCGATTGCTTTCGGTGACCCGACAAAATAAGATTTTCCCGCCTTATGTCTTAAAGGAGTACAACCAAATAGCGGACCAGTGGCAAGTTCTTAACCCAGACATGAATTTGGGTGACCGGAAATTGAATATTAGTAAACCTGCAATTGTGAATGAATGGATATATTTTATGTCTGACAATTATCATTACATGAACTTCATTGATGATGCTACCATCATGCCATACATAATGGCCTACTCTCTCACTGATCATACAAGCGTGCGGTTGGACCTTCCCAATAATGCTCTTGAATATCTCTTCCACGGGTCATATGGAGTTTTCACATGGGGCTGTAGATGGACATCTCAAGAGTCTCTTTGCCTAGTAAGGTTTATTAACTCTTCCTTCACTCTTTTCACTTGTGCAGCCCCTACTTCTCAAAATTCTCCGTGGGTTCAAATTCTTCATGTTACCATGGATGATCTAGTGCTTTCTGCAGCCCATTCTTCACCCAACTCGATCTTTAGAGAGCCTATAAGATGGCCATATACTGTTGTTAATGGAAACTGTTTAATCTTTGCAACCAGAGAAAAAATTTACGGGTACAACATAAATGGTCCACATCCCTGGAAATTGAGGCAACTAGGGATCAATGATTCGAGGACAAATATTAACTTTATTCCTTACTCTAGTACGTTTCGACGATGTCGCTGTCCTCATCCATCTTCTTTTAAAAAGTTTCTTGCTAACAACTATTAA
- the LOC130716993 gene encoding uncharacterized protein LOC130716993: MRRAMEKKLQRLFVLLNVLVFNASLVFTTKTNFSAVGDPGMQRDGLRVAFEAWNFCNEVGEEAPHMGSPRAADCFDLSGSSLIHKVTEADNKLGVGDSLPGLTPEDINNADLYAAHKELYLGSLCEVPDTPRPWQFWMVMLKNGNYDTRSGLCPKDGKKVPPFAPGRFPCFGEGCMNQPIFCHQQTQLKDGTMRGGFSGSYDLGSDCGSEHDGLSYYEVVWEKKVNAGSWVFKHKLRTSKKYPWLMLYLRADATKGFSGGYHYDTRGMLKTLPQSPNFKVRLSLDIKKGGGSKSQFYLLDIGSCWKNNGAACDGDVLTDVTRYSEMIINPETPAWCSPTGLGNCPPFHITPDNRKIYRNDTANFPYSAYHFYCAPGNAQHLEKPVSTCDPYSNPQAQEIVQLLPHPIWAEYGYPTKKDDGWVGDGRTWELDVGGLSSRLYFYQDPGTPPAKRVWTSIDSGTEIFVSDKDEVAEWSLSDFDVIVTQPKTSLTTQVY; the protein is encoded by the exons ATGAGAAGGGCAATGGAGAAGAAGTTGCAGAGGTTGTTTGTGTTGCTGAATGTGCTTGTGTTCAATGCCTCTCTTGTGTTCACAACAAAGACCAATTTCTCAGCTGTAGGAGACCCAGGAATGCAGAGAGATGGTCTGAGAGTGGCGTTTGAGGCTTGGAACTTCTGCAATGAAGTTGGGGAAGAAGCTCCTCACATGGGTAGTCCAAGAGCTGCCGATTGTTTTGATCTTTCAG GTTCTTCTTTGATTCACAAGGTCACAGAAGCTGATAACAAACTTGGGGTGGGGGATTCACTTCCTGGCCTAACACCTGAAGATATCAACAATGCAGACCTTTATGCTGCTCATAAGGAACTGTATTTGGGTTCTCTATGTGAAGTTCCAGACACCCCAAGGCCATGGCAATTTTGGATGGTAATGCTGAAAAATGGCAACTATGACACCAGGTCTGGGTTATGCCCTAAGGATGGGAAAAAAGTACCCCCTTTTGCTCCGGGGCGGTTCCCATGTTTCGGAGAAGGGTGTATGAACCAACCCATCTTTTGTCATCAACAAACACAGCTGAAAGATGGCACAATGAGAGGGGGATTCAGTGGTAGTTATGATTTGGGTTCTGATTGTGGGAGTGAACATGATGGCCTCTCTTACTATGAGGTGGTTTGGGAGAAGAAAGTTAATGCTGGGAGTTGGGTTTTCAAACATAAGTTGAGAACTTCAAAGAAATACCCTTGGCTAATGTTGTACCTTAGAGCTGATGCAACCAAAGGATTCTCTGGAGGTTACCATTATGATACAAGAGGAATGCTAAAAACT CTTCCACAGTCTCCAAATTTCAAGGTGAGGTTGAGCTTAGATATCAAGAAGGGGGGAGGATCCAAGAGCCAGTTCTACCTTTTAGACATTGGAAGTTGCTGGAAGAACAATGGTGCTGCATGTGATGGAGATGTACTCACTGATGTTACAAGATACAGTGAGATGATCATCAACCCTGAAACCCCAGCTTGGTGCAGCCCCACTGGTTTAGGGAACTGCCCACCATTTCATATCACACCAGACAACAGAAAAATCTACAGAAATGATACAGCCAATTTCCCCTACTCTGCATATCACTTTTATTGTGCCCCAGGCAATGCGCAACACTTGGAGAAACCTGTGAGCACTTGTGATCCTTACAGCAATCCTCAGGCACAAGAGATAGTTCAGTTACTTCCTCACCCTATTTGGGCTGAGTATGGCTATCCCACCAAAAAAGATGATGGCTGGGTTGGGGATGGAAGGACATGGGAACTTGATGTTGGTGGATTATCAAGTAGGCTCTACTTTTATCAG GACCCGGGCACACCTCCTGCCAAAAGAGTGTGGACATCAATTGATTCTGGTACAGAGATATTTGTTAGTGACAAAGATGAAGTAGCAGAGTGGAGTTTGAGTGACTTTGACGTTATTGTAACACAACCAAAAACCAGCTTGACGACTCAGGTTTATTAG